A portion of the Novosphingobium sp. KA1 genome contains these proteins:
- a CDS encoding cation:proton antiporter, translating to MAGTNALSSPVMSDALVILGAAGIVIPVFNRYRITPVIGFILVGLLVGPFGLGRLVFDHPWLSWVTITDPDGLEIFAEFGIILLLFSIGLELSFARLWAMRRFVFGLGSLELLLICGSLTFVFATLGQSLTGAMALGLALALSSTALVLKITNTGTPVGRAALSMLLFEDIALVPIVFLLGALAPHAKGAGMDGLIHTLVWGTGVVAVLLVAGRFLLPPLFAQAARTKSPELFLSASLLVVILASLATAATGLSPIVGALVAGLLIAETEYHTEVEEMTEPFKGLALGVFLITVGMRIDLWVVWENLGSILIATAGVIVLKAIVTSLLLRLMGARRGTAAETGILMSSPSETTLIVLSAAGAAQLIQPGTAMFWQIVTALGLTVTPALAKIGKIMARRVEGVEAPHQPVEAPDKPPTLIVGFGRVGHLVADMLTRHGRPYLAVDSNTDIITEGRRRGYTVAFADAARGDAMLRLGVASAAAVIVTMDEPVSAQRIVRKLRADFPHLPIIARARDTDHAGVLYRAGATHAVPETLESSLQLSEAALVEIGVAMGPVIASIHEMRDEFREQIMEQGGLSQKPALRSGQLREAEKA from the coding sequence ATGGCCGGTACCAACGCACTTTCCTCCCCCGTCATGTCCGACGCGCTCGTCATCCTGGGCGCGGCGGGCATCGTCATCCCCGTGTTCAACCGCTACCGCATCACCCCGGTGATCGGGTTCATCCTTGTCGGCCTGCTGGTCGGGCCGTTCGGGCTCGGCCGGCTGGTGTTCGATCATCCCTGGCTGTCCTGGGTGACGATCACCGATCCCGACGGGCTGGAGATCTTTGCCGAGTTCGGCATCATCCTGCTGCTGTTCTCGATCGGCCTCGAACTCTCGTTCGCAAGGCTCTGGGCGATGCGGCGATTCGTGTTCGGGCTGGGCTCGCTGGAACTGCTGCTGATCTGCGGTTCGCTGACTTTCGTCTTCGCCACGCTGGGCCAGAGCCTGACCGGCGCGATGGCGCTGGGCCTGGCGCTGGCGCTGTCCTCCACCGCGCTGGTGCTCAAGATCACCAATACGGGCACCCCGGTCGGCCGCGCGGCGCTGTCGATGCTGCTGTTCGAGGACATCGCCCTTGTCCCCATCGTCTTCCTGCTCGGCGCGCTGGCGCCCCATGCCAAGGGCGCGGGCATGGACGGCCTCATCCACACCCTGGTCTGGGGCACCGGGGTCGTCGCAGTGTTGCTGGTGGCGGGACGTTTCCTGCTGCCGCCGCTGTTCGCGCAGGCGGCGCGCACCAAGAGCCCGGAACTGTTCCTCAGCGCCAGCCTGCTGGTGGTCATCCTCGCCTCGCTGGCGACGGCGGCGACCGGCCTCTCGCCCATCGTCGGCGCGCTGGTCGCCGGGCTGCTGATCGCCGAGACCGAGTACCACACCGAGGTCGAGGAGATGACCGAGCCGTTCAAGGGCCTCGCCCTCGGCGTGTTCCTCATCACCGTGGGCATGCGGATCGACTTGTGGGTGGTGTGGGAGAACCTCGGCTCGATCCTGATCGCGACGGCGGGGGTGATCGTGCTGAAGGCGATCGTCACCAGCCTGCTGCTGCGCCTGATGGGCGCGCGGCGCGGCACGGCGGCGGAGACCGGCATCCTGATGTCGAGCCCTTCGGAAACCACGCTGATCGTGCTGAGCGCGGCAGGTGCGGCGCAGCTGATCCAGCCCGGCACCGCGATGTTCTGGCAGATCGTCACCGCGCTCGGCCTCACCGTCACCCCGGCGCTCGCCAAGATCGGCAAGATCATGGCGCGGCGCGTGGAAGGCGTGGAGGCCCCCCATCAGCCGGTCGAGGCGCCCGACAAGCCGCCGACGCTGATCGTCGGCTTCGGCCGCGTCGGCCATCTCGTCGCCGACATGCTGACCCGCCATGGCCGCCCTTATCTGGCGGTGGACAGCAATACCGACATCATCACCGAGGGCCGCCGCCGGGGCTATACCGTTGCCTTTGCCGATGCCGCGCGCGGCGATGCCATGCTCCGCCTCGGCGTCGCCAGCGCGGCGGCGGTGATCGTGACGATGGACGAGCCGGTCTCCGCCCAGCGCATCGTCCGCAAGCTGCGCGCCGATTTCCCGCACCTGCCGATCATCGCCCGCGCCCGCGATACCGACCATGCCGGCGTGCTCTACCGCGCCGGCGCCACCCATGCGGTGCCCGAGACGCTGGAAAGCTCGCTGCAACTGTCCGAGGCCGCCCTCGTCGAGATCGGCGTGGCGATGGGCCCGGTGATCGCCTCGATCCACGAAATGCGCGACGAATTCCGCGAGCAGATCATGGAACAGGGCGGCCTTTCGCAGAAACCGGCGCTGCGGTCGGGGCAACTGCGCGAGGCGGAGAAGGCCTGA